The following coding sequences are from one Dreissena polymorpha isolate Duluth1 chromosome 8, UMN_Dpol_1.0, whole genome shotgun sequence window:
- the LOC127841131 gene encoding WD repeat-containing protein 6-like isoform X5, with amino-acid sequence MSFISQYHTGPVTALSCLADHLLTGIGSNVWVYNISDGKVLQTLSVLPAGVVHGFRPARCESRVCVYGQKTLRLLNVLPSSGHLQCAGPKLELPDWIWDAAWIQGANQMCLALGHNVVVTVDIQTLQVISSVHCTEKCILYCGRFLSTYQDCVVLAAGTVFNQVVLWSPQVAMVAGDNRAEPFHRLTGHQGVIFNVCYRGDLGFICSVSDDRSVRLYRVQFSSPLCDRCGGGASPCVHDWVSMETQLQHALYGHSARVWDARLLSSCLVTIGEDSTCCIWSYEGRMIHKFKGHKGKSIWSVCIDKGEKLVFTSGGDHSVRAWSLQAAQAAVKQTETSTLDLQLDADESPRDTKLLSVHRILVITNKGRLVLYDKSRHSRQVVMWDQAFSSYAEMSLSHSRHLVAIGNLQGTLRIFGNFDGDPEVLVEAEICAGKVFSIHWLDNSTILTSGPAGAVTVWSILDGTLEKIATAELPSSKQRFVSAAALLFHGNQNSNQYLLCGDKIGTLYLYRLHDQEGVLVQTFPKCHGKVGVTHVSCHGDRVYSAGRDGTYRLYEWSDSGQLNILHSHRVCKGLEWIERLVVPEEGPDNIQVQGFYSNLFVVWSVLQNQKLLEVPCGGGHRAWDYCCHGDTATFVHVKAREVKVTSIATRPSQVLIKEALHGRELHDARFVSSMYDSKGKLHGRELHDARFVSSMYDSKGKLHGRVVHDARFVSSMYDSKGKLHGREVHDARFVSSMYDSKGRPVHAVATCSEDTDVCLALLYCILAPSEDTDVCLALLYYEDCVTQLKVCHKLTSHISSVQCLAVCDSGKVTGRAPADMKLIFSGGGRAQLKVCRVQLGGNKHNPSSVCRNQTDPQLLDIGTDVHSIVECKKASEELRSAAVGEVQGGPACDQKGDCDTWRLAVDAGKSQQCPVTYESLCGLHLNNLTRRAKKPWRYPVENSDPETRLMDLCVVTLQGSRALFIVCAACSDGIVRLILFDEDEKEMSVIATSMCTEHCILKIVHLTIPFVPVGDQVGMGRSLQREVVLTAATDGRVTFWDITDVCHLVCRSRTVGRNCGDEDEESDTYDDEVQTESSCESHRHDVNSAHSKHVFEENKLKGNNVAKDILEADVNAGKGLAGVNVGGDVLRKCCSIQLHQSGINSLYVQHMAENRYIVLTGGDDNAIRVTAVSMDTSDTVTRVHTDKLGGHINPHSAQVTGVCLLDKDHVLSASIDQRLCIWKMVQSADTIGLQLVCAQLTSVSDVANISTSIDSETTHVLVSGMGLELFRLQRGDMSKVSTTANASNIISE; translated from the exons ATGAGTTTCATTTCACAATACCATACCGGTCCTGTGACAGCCTTATCATGCCTTGCTGACCATTTGCTGACAG GAATAGGCAGCAATGTCTGGGTTTACAATATCAGTGATGGAAAGGTACTTCAGACTCTGTCAGTGCTTCCAGCAGGTGTTGTTCATGGATTCCGGCCTG CCCGTTGTGAGAGCAGAGTGTGTGTGTATGGTCAGAAAACACTGAGATTGCTGAATGTCCTTCCATCCAGCGGACATCTTCAATGTGCCGGTCCTAAGCTGGAGCTACCTGACTGGATATGGGATGCAGCTTGGATACAG GGAGCTAACCAGATGTGTTTGGCACTGGGACATAATGTCGTTGTCACCGTGGATATACAGACTCTGCAAGTGATCAGCTCCGTCCATTGTACAGAGAAATGTATACT TTACTGTGGTAGGTTTCTGTCCACATACCAGGACTGCGTAGTTCTGGCAGCTGGCACAGTGTTTAACCAGGTCGTGTTATGGAGTCCCCAGGTTGCCATGGTAGCGGGAGATAACAGGGCAGAGCCTTTCCATAGACTGACTGGTCATCAG GGTGTGATATTCAATGTTTGTTACCGTGGTGACCTGGGTTTTATCTGCTCTGTGTCTGATGACCGCAGTGTACGTCTGTACCGGGTACAGTTCTCCAGTCCCCTATGTGATAGGTGTGGGGGCGGGGCCTCCCCCTGTGTACATGACTGGGTATCCATGGAGACTCAGTTGCAGCACGCTCTATACGGACACTCTGCTCGTGTCTGGGACGCCAGGCTCCTCTCCAGCTGTCTTGTCACCATAGGAGAG GACTCTACATGCTGTATTTGGTCTTATGAAGGCCGGATGATACACAAGTTCAAAGGTCACAAGGGAAAGAGTATATGGAGTGTGTGCATTGACAAGGGAGAGAAGTTGGTGTTTACTAGTGGGGGAGACCACTCTGTGAGGGCCTGGAGCCTGCAGGCAGCTCAGGCAGCAGTCAAACAGACAGAGACCAGCACCCTGGACCTGCAG CTCGATGCAGATGAATCTCCCAGGGATACCAAACTGCTCAGTGTTCACAGGATACTGGTGATCACAAACAAGGG GCGCCTAGTCCTCTATGACAAATCACGGCACTCCAGGCAGGTGGTCATGTGGGACCAGGCGTTCTCCTCCTACGCAGAGATGAGCCTCTCACATAGTAGACACCTCGTTGCCATTGGCAACTTACAGGGGACACTCCGAATCTTTGGAAACTTTG ATGGTGATCCAGAAGTGCTTGTAGAAGCTGAGATCTGTGCGGGGAAGGTGTTCAGCATCCACTGGCTGGACAACAGCACTATCCTGACTTCCGGCCCAGCTGGAGCAGTG ACTGTGTGGAGCATCCTTGATGGTACCCTTGAGAAGATAGCCACAGCTGAGCTACCCAGCAGCAAGCAGAGGTTTGTGTCTGCAGCCGCGCTGCTTTTCCATGGCAACCAGAATAGCAACCAGTACCTGCTGTGTGGAGACAAGATTGGCACTTTATACTTGTACCGGTTGCACGACCAG GAAGGTGTTCTTGTGCAAACGTTTCCCAAGTGTCATGGGAAGGTAGGTGTGACCCATGTCAGTTGTCACGGAGACCGGGTGTACTCTGCAGGCAGGGACGGCACTTACAGGCTGTACGAGTGGTCTGATAGCGGCCAGCTGAACATCCTGCACAGTCACAGG GTGTGCAAAGGCCTTGAGTGGATAGAAAGGCTTGTGGTGCCTGAAGAAGGGCCTGACAATATCCAAGTGCAGGGATTCTACTCG AACTTGTTTGTTGTGTGGAGTGTTCTACAGAACCAGAAGCTCCTGGAGGTCCCGTGTGGCGGGGGACACAGGGCCTGGGACTACTGTTGCCATGGTGACACAGCCACCTTCGTGCATGTGAAGGCCAgggaggtcaaggtcacatccATAGCAACTAGGCCCAGTCAGGTGCTAATCAAG GAAGCATTGCACGGGAGGGAACTTCATGATGCTAGATTTGTGTCCTCTATGTATGACAGTAAAGGTAAGTTACACGGGAGGGAACTACATGATGCTAGATTTGTGTCCTCTATGTATGACAGTAAAG GTAAGTTACACGGGAGGGTAGTACATGATGCTAGATTTGTGTCCTCTATGTATGACAGTAAAGGTAAGTTACACGGGAGGGAAGTACATGATGCTAGATTTGTGTCCTCTATGTATGACAGTAAAG GCCGGCCCGTCCATGCGGTAGCGACCTGCAGTGAGGATACTGATGTCT GTCTGGCACTCTTGTATTGTATCCTTGCCCCCAGTGAGGATACAGATGTCTGTCTGGCACTCTTGTATT ATGAGGACTGTGTAACCCAGCTGAAGGTGTGTCACAAACTGACCAGCCACATCTCCAGTGTGCAGTGCCTGGCAGTGTGTGACTCGGGGAAAGTCACAGGCAGGGCACCAGCTGACATGAAGTTGATCTTCAGTGGAGGAGGGAGGGCCCAGCTCAAAGTATGCAGAGTGCAATTGGGTGGGAACAAGCACAACCCGTCTTCAGTCTGTAGGAATCAGACTGACCCTCAACTGTTAGATATTGGCACAGACGTTCATTCTATTGTTGAGTGTAAAAAAGCTTCAGAAGAGTTACGTAGTGCTGCTGTGGGTGAAGTTCAGGGTGGCCCAGCATGTGACCAGAAAGGAGACTGTGATACATGGAGACTTGCAGTGGACGCTGGGAAGAGTCAGCAGTGTCCAGTCACCTATGAGAGCTTATGTGGCCTTCACCTGAACAATCTGACAAGGAGGGCCAAAAAACCATGGCGATACCCAGTAGAGAACTCTGACCCAGAAACCAGACTTATGGACCTCTGTGTGGTGACCTTGCAAGGGTCAAGGGCATTGTTTATTGTCTGTGCTGCGTGTTCTGATGGGATTGTTag GTTAATATTGTTTGATGAAGATGAAAAAGAAATGTCAGTGATAGCTACGTCCATGTGTACAGAACATTGCATTCTTAAAATTGTGCACCTGACAATACCTTTTGTGCCAGTTGGGGACCAGGTAGGTATGGGGAGAAGCCTGCAAAGGGAGGTGGTGTTGACTGCAGCCACTGACGGCAGGGTCACATTCTGGGACATCACAGATGTATGCCATCTTGTATGCAGGAGCAGAACTGTGGGTCGCAATTGTGGAGATGAGGATGAGGAAAGTGATACATATGATGATGAAGTGCAAACAGAATCTTCTTGCGAAAGTCACAGACATGATGTCAACAGTGCACATTCTAAACATGTTTTTGAAGAAAATAAACTCAAAGGAAATAATGTAGCTAAGGATATTTTGGAAGCGGACGTCAATGCAGGAAAGGGATTAGCAGGAGTGAATGTTGGAGGTGACGTCTTGAGGAAGTGTTGTAGCATTCAACTCCATCAGTCTGGGATCAACAGTCTGTATGTTCAACACATGGCAG AGAATCGTTATATAGTGCTTACGGGTGGTGACGACAACGCCATCAGAGTCACTGCAGTTTCCATGGATACTTCAGACACTGTCACAAGAGTACACACAGACAAACTGGGAGGACATATTAATCCTCATAGCGCACAAGTCACTG GTGTAT
- the LOC127841131 gene encoding WD repeat-containing protein 6-like isoform X10, producing the protein MSFISQYHTGPVTALSCLADHLLTGIGSNVWVYNISDGKVLQTLSVLPAGVVHGFRPARCESRVCVYGQKTLRLLNVLPSSGHLQCAGPKLELPDWIWDAAWIQGANQMCLALGHNVVVTVDIQTLQVISSVHCTEKCILYCGRFLSTYQDCVVLAAGTVFNQVVLWSPQVAMVAGDNRAEPFHRLTGHQGVIFNVCYRGDLGFICSVSDDRSVRLYRVQFSSPLCDRCGGGASPCVHDWVSMETQLQHALYGHSARVWDARLLSSCLVTIGEDSTCCIWSYEGRMIHKFKGHKGKSIWSVCIDKGEKLVFTSGGDHSVRAWSLQAAQAAVKQTETSTLDLQLDADESPRDTKLLSVHRILVITNKGRLVLYDKSRHSRQVVMWDQAFSSYAEMSLSHSRHLVAIGNLQGTLRIFGNFDGDPEVLVEAEICAGKVFSIHWLDNSTILTSGPAGAVTVWSILDGTLEKIATAELPSSKQRFVSAAALLFHGNQNSNQYLLCGDKIGTLYLYRLHDQEGVLVQTFPKCHGKVGVTHVSCHGDRVYSAGRDGTYRLYEWSDSGQLNILHSHRVCKGLEWIERLVVPEEGPDNIQVQGFYSNLFVVWSVLQNQKLLEVPCGGGHRAWDYCCHGDTATFVHVKAREVKVTSIATRPSQVLIKEALHGRELHDARFVSSMYDSKGKLHGRELHDARFVSSMYDSKGKLHGRVVHDARFVSSMYDSKGRPVHAVATCSEDTDVCLALLYYEDCVTQLKVCHKLTSHISSVQCLAVCDSGKVTGRAPADMKLIFSGGGRAQLKVCRVQLGGNKHNPSSVCRNQTDPQLLDIGTDVHSIVECKKASEELRSAAVGEVQGGPACDQKGDCDTWRLAVDAGKSQQCPVTYESLCGLHLNNLTRRAKKPWRYPVENSDPETRLMDLCVVTLQGSRALFIVCAACSDGIVRLILFDEDEKEMSVIATSMCTEHCILKIVHLTIPFVPVGDQVGMGRSLQREVVLTAATDGRVTFWDITDVCHLVCRSRTVGRNCGDEDEESDTYDDEVQTESSCESHRHDVNSAHSKHVFEENKLKGNNVAKDILEADVNAGKGLAGVNVGGDVLRKCCSIQLHQSGINSLYVQHMAENRYIVLTGGDDNAIRVTAVSMDTSDTVTRVHTDKLGGHINPHSAQVTGVCLLDKDHVLSASIDQRLCIWKMVQSADTIGLQLVCAQLTSVSDVANISTSIDSETTHVLVSGMGLELFRLQRGDMSKVSTTANASNIISE; encoded by the exons ATGAGTTTCATTTCACAATACCATACCGGTCCTGTGACAGCCTTATCATGCCTTGCTGACCATTTGCTGACAG GAATAGGCAGCAATGTCTGGGTTTACAATATCAGTGATGGAAAGGTACTTCAGACTCTGTCAGTGCTTCCAGCAGGTGTTGTTCATGGATTCCGGCCTG CCCGTTGTGAGAGCAGAGTGTGTGTGTATGGTCAGAAAACACTGAGATTGCTGAATGTCCTTCCATCCAGCGGACATCTTCAATGTGCCGGTCCTAAGCTGGAGCTACCTGACTGGATATGGGATGCAGCTTGGATACAG GGAGCTAACCAGATGTGTTTGGCACTGGGACATAATGTCGTTGTCACCGTGGATATACAGACTCTGCAAGTGATCAGCTCCGTCCATTGTACAGAGAAATGTATACT TTACTGTGGTAGGTTTCTGTCCACATACCAGGACTGCGTAGTTCTGGCAGCTGGCACAGTGTTTAACCAGGTCGTGTTATGGAGTCCCCAGGTTGCCATGGTAGCGGGAGATAACAGGGCAGAGCCTTTCCATAGACTGACTGGTCATCAG GGTGTGATATTCAATGTTTGTTACCGTGGTGACCTGGGTTTTATCTGCTCTGTGTCTGATGACCGCAGTGTACGTCTGTACCGGGTACAGTTCTCCAGTCCCCTATGTGATAGGTGTGGGGGCGGGGCCTCCCCCTGTGTACATGACTGGGTATCCATGGAGACTCAGTTGCAGCACGCTCTATACGGACACTCTGCTCGTGTCTGGGACGCCAGGCTCCTCTCCAGCTGTCTTGTCACCATAGGAGAG GACTCTACATGCTGTATTTGGTCTTATGAAGGCCGGATGATACACAAGTTCAAAGGTCACAAGGGAAAGAGTATATGGAGTGTGTGCATTGACAAGGGAGAGAAGTTGGTGTTTACTAGTGGGGGAGACCACTCTGTGAGGGCCTGGAGCCTGCAGGCAGCTCAGGCAGCAGTCAAACAGACAGAGACCAGCACCCTGGACCTGCAG CTCGATGCAGATGAATCTCCCAGGGATACCAAACTGCTCAGTGTTCACAGGATACTGGTGATCACAAACAAGGG GCGCCTAGTCCTCTATGACAAATCACGGCACTCCAGGCAGGTGGTCATGTGGGACCAGGCGTTCTCCTCCTACGCAGAGATGAGCCTCTCACATAGTAGACACCTCGTTGCCATTGGCAACTTACAGGGGACACTCCGAATCTTTGGAAACTTTG ATGGTGATCCAGAAGTGCTTGTAGAAGCTGAGATCTGTGCGGGGAAGGTGTTCAGCATCCACTGGCTGGACAACAGCACTATCCTGACTTCCGGCCCAGCTGGAGCAGTG ACTGTGTGGAGCATCCTTGATGGTACCCTTGAGAAGATAGCCACAGCTGAGCTACCCAGCAGCAAGCAGAGGTTTGTGTCTGCAGCCGCGCTGCTTTTCCATGGCAACCAGAATAGCAACCAGTACCTGCTGTGTGGAGACAAGATTGGCACTTTATACTTGTACCGGTTGCACGACCAG GAAGGTGTTCTTGTGCAAACGTTTCCCAAGTGTCATGGGAAGGTAGGTGTGACCCATGTCAGTTGTCACGGAGACCGGGTGTACTCTGCAGGCAGGGACGGCACTTACAGGCTGTACGAGTGGTCTGATAGCGGCCAGCTGAACATCCTGCACAGTCACAGG GTGTGCAAAGGCCTTGAGTGGATAGAAAGGCTTGTGGTGCCTGAAGAAGGGCCTGACAATATCCAAGTGCAGGGATTCTACTCG AACTTGTTTGTTGTGTGGAGTGTTCTACAGAACCAGAAGCTCCTGGAGGTCCCGTGTGGCGGGGGACACAGGGCCTGGGACTACTGTTGCCATGGTGACACAGCCACCTTCGTGCATGTGAAGGCCAgggaggtcaaggtcacatccATAGCAACTAGGCCCAGTCAGGTGCTAATCAAG GAAGCATTGCACGGGAGGGAACTTCATGATGCTAGATTTGTGTCCTCTATGTATGACAGTAAAGGTAAGTTACACGGGAGGGAACTACATGATGCTAGATTTGTGTCCTCTATGTATGACAGTAAAG GTAAGTTACACGGGAGGGTAGTACATGATGCTAGATTTGTGTCCTCTATGTATGACAGTAAAG GCCGGCCCGTCCATGCGGTAGCGACCTGCAGTGAGGATACTGATGTCTGTCTGGCACTCTTGTATT ATGAGGACTGTGTAACCCAGCTGAAGGTGTGTCACAAACTGACCAGCCACATCTCCAGTGTGCAGTGCCTGGCAGTGTGTGACTCGGGGAAAGTCACAGGCAGGGCACCAGCTGACATGAAGTTGATCTTCAGTGGAGGAGGGAGGGCCCAGCTCAAAGTATGCAGAGTGCAATTGGGTGGGAACAAGCACAACCCGTCTTCAGTCTGTAGGAATCAGACTGACCCTCAACTGTTAGATATTGGCACAGACGTTCATTCTATTGTTGAGTGTAAAAAAGCTTCAGAAGAGTTACGTAGTGCTGCTGTGGGTGAAGTTCAGGGTGGCCCAGCATGTGACCAGAAAGGAGACTGTGATACATGGAGACTTGCAGTGGACGCTGGGAAGAGTCAGCAGTGTCCAGTCACCTATGAGAGCTTATGTGGCCTTCACCTGAACAATCTGACAAGGAGGGCCAAAAAACCATGGCGATACCCAGTAGAGAACTCTGACCCAGAAACCAGACTTATGGACCTCTGTGTGGTGACCTTGCAAGGGTCAAGGGCATTGTTTATTGTCTGTGCTGCGTGTTCTGATGGGATTGTTag GTTAATATTGTTTGATGAAGATGAAAAAGAAATGTCAGTGATAGCTACGTCCATGTGTACAGAACATTGCATTCTTAAAATTGTGCACCTGACAATACCTTTTGTGCCAGTTGGGGACCAGGTAGGTATGGGGAGAAGCCTGCAAAGGGAGGTGGTGTTGACTGCAGCCACTGACGGCAGGGTCACATTCTGGGACATCACAGATGTATGCCATCTTGTATGCAGGAGCAGAACTGTGGGTCGCAATTGTGGAGATGAGGATGAGGAAAGTGATACATATGATGATGAAGTGCAAACAGAATCTTCTTGCGAAAGTCACAGACATGATGTCAACAGTGCACATTCTAAACATGTTTTTGAAGAAAATAAACTCAAAGGAAATAATGTAGCTAAGGATATTTTGGAAGCGGACGTCAATGCAGGAAAGGGATTAGCAGGAGTGAATGTTGGAGGTGACGTCTTGAGGAAGTGTTGTAGCATTCAACTCCATCAGTCTGGGATCAACAGTCTGTATGTTCAACACATGGCAG AGAATCGTTATATAGTGCTTACGGGTGGTGACGACAACGCCATCAGAGTCACTGCAGTTTCCATGGATACTTCAGACACTGTCACAAGAGTACACACAGACAAACTGGGAGGACATATTAATCCTCATAGCGCACAAGTCACTG GTGTAT
- the LOC127841131 gene encoding WD repeat-containing protein 6-like isoform X9: MSFISQYHTGPVTALSCLADHLLTGIGSNVWVYNISDGKVLQTLSVLPAGVVHGFRPARCESRVCVYGQKTLRLLNVLPSSGHLQCAGPKLELPDWIWDAAWIQGANQMCLALGHNVVVTVDIQTLQVISSVHCTEKCILYCGRFLSTYQDCVVLAAGTVFNQVVLWSPQVAMVAGDNRAEPFHRLTGHQGVIFNVCYRGDLGFICSVSDDRSVRLYRVQFSSPLCDRCGGGASPCVHDWVSMETQLQHALYGHSARVWDARLLSSCLVTIGEDSTCCIWSYEGRMIHKFKGHKGKSIWSVCIDKGEKLVFTSGGDHSVRAWSLQAAQAAVKQTETSTLDLQLDADESPRDTKLLSVHRILVITNKGRLVLYDKSRHSRQVVMWDQAFSSYAEMSLSHSRHLVAIGNLQGTLRIFGNFDGDPEVLVEAEICAGKVFSIHWLDNSTILTSGPAGAVTVWSILDGTLEKIATAELPSSKQRFVSAAALLFHGNQNSNQYLLCGDKIGTLYLYRLHDQEGVLVQTFPKCHGKVGVTHVSCHGDRVYSAGRDGTYRLYEWSDSGQLNILHSHRVCKGLEWIERLVVPEEGPDNIQVQGFYSNLFVVWSVLQNQKLLEVPCGGGHRAWDYCCHGDTATFVHVKAREVKVTSIATRPSQVLIKEALHGRELHDARFVSSMYDSKGKLHGRELHDARFVSSMYDSKGKLHGRVVHDARFVSSMYDSKGRPVHAVATCSEDTDVCLALLYCILAPSEDTDVCLALLYYEDCVTQLKVCHKLTSHISSVQCLAVCDSGKVTGRAPADMKLIFSGGGRAQLKVCRVQLGGNKHNPSSVCRNQTDPQLLDIGTDVHSIVECKKASEELRSAAVGEVQGGPACDQKGDCDTWRLAVDAGKSQQCPVTYESLCGLHLNNLTRRAKKPWRYPVENSDPETRLMDLCVVTLQGSRALFIVCAACSDGIVRLILFDEDEKEMSVIATSMCTEHCILKIVHLTIPFVPVGDQVGMGRSLQREVVLTAATDGRVTFWDITDVCHLVCRSRTVGRNCGDEDEESDTYDDEVQTESSCESHRHDVNSAHSKHVFEENKLKGNNVAKDILEADVNAGKGLAGVNVGGDVLRKCCSIQLHQSGINSLYVQHMAENRYIVLTGGDDNAIRVTAVSMDTSDTVTRVHTDKLGGHINPHSAQVTGVCLLDKDHVLSASIDQRLCIWKMVQSADTIGLQLVCAQLTSVSDVANISTSIDSETTHVLVSGMGLELFRLQRGDMSKVSTTANASNIISE, translated from the exons ATGAGTTTCATTTCACAATACCATACCGGTCCTGTGACAGCCTTATCATGCCTTGCTGACCATTTGCTGACAG GAATAGGCAGCAATGTCTGGGTTTACAATATCAGTGATGGAAAGGTACTTCAGACTCTGTCAGTGCTTCCAGCAGGTGTTGTTCATGGATTCCGGCCTG CCCGTTGTGAGAGCAGAGTGTGTGTGTATGGTCAGAAAACACTGAGATTGCTGAATGTCCTTCCATCCAGCGGACATCTTCAATGTGCCGGTCCTAAGCTGGAGCTACCTGACTGGATATGGGATGCAGCTTGGATACAG GGAGCTAACCAGATGTGTTTGGCACTGGGACATAATGTCGTTGTCACCGTGGATATACAGACTCTGCAAGTGATCAGCTCCGTCCATTGTACAGAGAAATGTATACT TTACTGTGGTAGGTTTCTGTCCACATACCAGGACTGCGTAGTTCTGGCAGCTGGCACAGTGTTTAACCAGGTCGTGTTATGGAGTCCCCAGGTTGCCATGGTAGCGGGAGATAACAGGGCAGAGCCTTTCCATAGACTGACTGGTCATCAG GGTGTGATATTCAATGTTTGTTACCGTGGTGACCTGGGTTTTATCTGCTCTGTGTCTGATGACCGCAGTGTACGTCTGTACCGGGTACAGTTCTCCAGTCCCCTATGTGATAGGTGTGGGGGCGGGGCCTCCCCCTGTGTACATGACTGGGTATCCATGGAGACTCAGTTGCAGCACGCTCTATACGGACACTCTGCTCGTGTCTGGGACGCCAGGCTCCTCTCCAGCTGTCTTGTCACCATAGGAGAG GACTCTACATGCTGTATTTGGTCTTATGAAGGCCGGATGATACACAAGTTCAAAGGTCACAAGGGAAAGAGTATATGGAGTGTGTGCATTGACAAGGGAGAGAAGTTGGTGTTTACTAGTGGGGGAGACCACTCTGTGAGGGCCTGGAGCCTGCAGGCAGCTCAGGCAGCAGTCAAACAGACAGAGACCAGCACCCTGGACCTGCAG CTCGATGCAGATGAATCTCCCAGGGATACCAAACTGCTCAGTGTTCACAGGATACTGGTGATCACAAACAAGGG GCGCCTAGTCCTCTATGACAAATCACGGCACTCCAGGCAGGTGGTCATGTGGGACCAGGCGTTCTCCTCCTACGCAGAGATGAGCCTCTCACATAGTAGACACCTCGTTGCCATTGGCAACTTACAGGGGACACTCCGAATCTTTGGAAACTTTG ATGGTGATCCAGAAGTGCTTGTAGAAGCTGAGATCTGTGCGGGGAAGGTGTTCAGCATCCACTGGCTGGACAACAGCACTATCCTGACTTCCGGCCCAGCTGGAGCAGTG ACTGTGTGGAGCATCCTTGATGGTACCCTTGAGAAGATAGCCACAGCTGAGCTACCCAGCAGCAAGCAGAGGTTTGTGTCTGCAGCCGCGCTGCTTTTCCATGGCAACCAGAATAGCAACCAGTACCTGCTGTGTGGAGACAAGATTGGCACTTTATACTTGTACCGGTTGCACGACCAG GAAGGTGTTCTTGTGCAAACGTTTCCCAAGTGTCATGGGAAGGTAGGTGTGACCCATGTCAGTTGTCACGGAGACCGGGTGTACTCTGCAGGCAGGGACGGCACTTACAGGCTGTACGAGTGGTCTGATAGCGGCCAGCTGAACATCCTGCACAGTCACAGG GTGTGCAAAGGCCTTGAGTGGATAGAAAGGCTTGTGGTGCCTGAAGAAGGGCCTGACAATATCCAAGTGCAGGGATTCTACTCG AACTTGTTTGTTGTGTGGAGTGTTCTACAGAACCAGAAGCTCCTGGAGGTCCCGTGTGGCGGGGGACACAGGGCCTGGGACTACTGTTGCCATGGTGACACAGCCACCTTCGTGCATGTGAAGGCCAgggaggtcaaggtcacatccATAGCAACTAGGCCCAGTCAGGTGCTAATCAAG GAAGCATTGCACGGGAGGGAACTTCATGATGCTAGATTTGTGTCCTCTATGTATGACAGTAAAGGTAAGTTACACGGGAGGGAACTACATGATGCTAGATTTGTGTCCTCTATGTATGACAGTAAAG GTAAGTTACACGGGAGGGTAGTACATGATGCTAGATTTGTGTCCTCTATGTATGACAGTAAAG GCCGGCCCGTCCATGCGGTAGCGACCTGCAGTGAGGATACTGATGTCT GTCTGGCACTCTTGTATTGTATCCTTGCCCCCAGTGAGGATACAGATGTCTGTCTGGCACTCTTGTATT ATGAGGACTGTGTAACCCAGCTGAAGGTGTGTCACAAACTGACCAGCCACATCTCCAGTGTGCAGTGCCTGGCAGTGTGTGACTCGGGGAAAGTCACAGGCAGGGCACCAGCTGACATGAAGTTGATCTTCAGTGGAGGAGGGAGGGCCCAGCTCAAAGTATGCAGAGTGCAATTGGGTGGGAACAAGCACAACCCGTCTTCAGTCTGTAGGAATCAGACTGACCCTCAACTGTTAGATATTGGCACAGACGTTCATTCTATTGTTGAGTGTAAAAAAGCTTCAGAAGAGTTACGTAGTGCTGCTGTGGGTGAAGTTCAGGGTGGCCCAGCATGTGACCAGAAAGGAGACTGTGATACATGGAGACTTGCAGTGGACGCTGGGAAGAGTCAGCAGTGTCCAGTCACCTATGAGAGCTTATGTGGCCTTCACCTGAACAATCTGACAAGGAGGGCCAAAAAACCATGGCGATACCCAGTAGAGAACTCTGACCCAGAAACCAGACTTATGGACCTCTGTGTGGTGACCTTGCAAGGGTCAAGGGCATTGTTTATTGTCTGTGCTGCGTGTTCTGATGGGATTGTTag GTTAATATTGTTTGATGAAGATGAAAAAGAAATGTCAGTGATAGCTACGTCCATGTGTACAGAACATTGCATTCTTAAAATTGTGCACCTGACAATACCTTTTGTGCCAGTTGGGGACCAGGTAGGTATGGGGAGAAGCCTGCAAAGGGAGGTGGTGTTGACTGCAGCCACTGACGGCAGGGTCACATTCTGGGACATCACAGATGTATGCCATCTTGTATGCAGGAGCAGAACTGTGGGTCGCAATTGTGGAGATGAGGATGAGGAAAGTGATACATATGATGATGAAGTGCAAACAGAATCTTCTTGCGAAAGTCACAGACATGATGTCAACAGTGCACATTCTAAACATGTTTTTGAAGAAAATAAACTCAAAGGAAATAATGTAGCTAAGGATATTTTGGAAGCGGACGTCAATGCAGGAAAGGGATTAGCAGGAGTGAATGTTGGAGGTGACGTCTTGAGGAAGTGTTGTAGCATTCAACTCCATCAGTCTGGGATCAACAGTCTGTATGTTCAACACATGGCAG AGAATCGTTATATAGTGCTTACGGGTGGTGACGACAACGCCATCAGAGTCACTGCAGTTTCCATGGATACTTCAGACACTGTCACAAGAGTACACACAGACAAACTGGGAGGACATATTAATCCTCATAGCGCACAAGTCACTG GTGTAT